In Bacillus rossius redtenbacheri isolate Brsri chromosome 9 unlocalized genomic scaffold, Brsri_v3 Brsri_v3_scf9_2, whole genome shotgun sequence, one DNA window encodes the following:
- the LOC134543031 gene encoding uncharacterized protein LOC134543031 has translation MVRNRVRKTEKGNFSEGNMCEAVALVQNGFSLRKAATAKGLKYATLCRYVKKKKLAGPEVSIRMCPHYDCRKVFTKEQEDDLAKYLLKCSKMYYGLTTKDCRHLAYEMANVNGITCPKNWEEKHLAGIDWFSNFMKRHPDISLRSPETCSLSRATSFNKMNVNLFFDNLEKVYKAHSEFADGTRVFNLDETATSTVQKPQKVLAEKGSRQVAKCTSAERGTTVTTCCIVSASGNTVPPVMVFPRVHFKQHMIKDAPAGTLGLATPSGWMNSELFIEVMKHFVRHTNSSKDSPTLLLFDNHESHLSLEVINIARDNGVTIVTFPPHCSHRLQPLDVAVYKAFKSFYNAAVDTWMMQHPGNTLTLYDIAGIVKIAHERGLTPGNIMSGFRKSGIYPFDRHIFTDKDFLCSFVSDRAPPEQKQHEQTLPTTSLHSTEMDSSASLQSTEMVELSMNEAADNSVVSEAEKESEQRITPNKNAYWTTYKSPELFKGYPKAGNRKRKCN, from the coding sequence ATGGTTCGAAACAGAGTGAGAAAAACGGAAAAGGGAAACTTTTCCGAAGGTAACATGTGTGAAGCTGTTGCGTTAGTTCAAAATGGTTTCAGCTTGCGCAAAGCTGCGACTGCCAAAGGACTAAAATATGCAACACTTTGTCGGTatgtgaagaagaaaaaattagcTGGCCCAGAGGTAAGCATTAGGATGTGCCCACATTATGACTGTAGAAAGGTTTTTACCAAAGAGCAAGAAGATGATTTAGCGAAATATTTGTTGAAATGTTCCAAGATGTATTATGGCTTGACAACAAAAGACTGTAGACATTTAGCTTATGAAATGGCAAATGTAAATGGAATAACCTGTCCAAAGAATTGGGAAGAGAAGCATTTGGCAGGCATAGACTGGTTTTCAAATTTTATGAAGAGGCATCCTGATATAAGTCTTCGGTCTCCAGAAACATGCAGCTTGTCAAGAGCTACTTCTTTCAACAAAATGAATGTGAATTTGTTTTTTGACAACCTTGAAAAAGTGTACAAAGCACACTCTGAATTTGCTGATGGAACTAGAGTGTTCAACCTCGATGAAACAGCTACATCTACTGTCCAAAAACCGCAGAAAGTCTTGGCTGAAAAAGGGTCGCGGCAAGTAGCAAAATGCACGAGTGCTGAAAGGGGCACAACTGTAACTACTTGTTGCATTGTAAGTGCTAGTGGAAACACAGTTCCTCCTGTAATGGTATTTCCCAGGGTGCATTTTAAACAACACATGATAAAAGATGCTCCAGCTGGTACATTAGGACTTGCCACACCCTCAGGGTGGATGAATTCAGAGCTTTTCATTGAAGTCATGAAGCATTTCGTTCGCCATACGAACAGCTCTAAAGATTCTCCTACATTACTTTTATTTGATAATCATGAGAGTCACTTGTCTCTTGAAGTGATAAATATTGCCAGGGACAATGGGGTAACAATTGTAACCTTCCCTCCCCATTGTTCCCACAGGTTACAACCTCTGGATGTTGCTGTATACAAAGCATTCAAGTCGTTCTACAATGCAGCGGTTGATACCTGGATGATGCAACACCCTGGTAACACACTGACACTATATGACATAGCTGGCATCGTGAAAATCGCTCACGAAAGAGGCTTGACACCAGGAAACATTATGTCAGGTTTCCGAAAATCAGGAATTTACCCTTTTGATCGACATATCTTCACAGACAAAGATTTCCTCTGCAGTTTTGTCAGTGACAGAGCACCACCTGAACAGAAACAACATGAGCAAACTCTACCAACAACTTCTCTGCATTCTACAGAAATGGACTCATCAGCATCCCTTCAGTCTACAGAAATGGTTGAGCTTTCAATGAATGAAGCTGCAGATAATTCAGTTGTTTCTGAAGCTGAAAAAGAATCTGAGCAAAGAATCACACCTAACAAAAATGCCTATTGGACAACTTACAAAAGCCCAGAGTTGTTCAAGGGTTATCCGAAAGCTGGCAACCGGAAACGAAAatgtaattaa